From Anopheles arabiensis isolate DONGOLA chromosome 3, AaraD3, whole genome shotgun sequence, a single genomic window includes:
- the LOC120904095 gene encoding uncharacterized protein LOC120904095 translates to MVPNRSIYYLTVVVHVVLVLVALSKVVLQENLRSQLLEQYDGMLVSGGATATKQLWLLGLRLLQLVDVQAVLLHGSSILLSNRFFHDPYSRHLNGMSHLWSVLTCCCMLTNLLAMLLFFRFISITYSTVQDSLYGGLEMYQFDSVWSDFWNNLQTHSQCCGVRNHTDWTGMLWETPEKEDQFRRLLLPDGGQTPAIVPISCCRKQHHHCTGAQRINLGVTELLRTAALDGTSIINHTGCFASVQNSLASTVRLISTLDVILCSMQFGTIFLMRILFIANRNFQSNSAI, encoded by the exons ATGGTTCCCAATCGTAGTATTTACTATCTAACAGTCGTCGTACACGTTGTGCTTGTGCTCGTTGCCCTTTCGAAGGTAGTGCTGCAGGAAAACCTTCGCTCGCAACTACTGGAGCAGTACGATGGCATGCTGGTTAGTGGTGGTGCAACTGCTACAAAGCAGCTCTGGTTACTGGGCCTACGTTTGCTGCAGCTTGTCGACGTGCAGGCCGTACTGCTGCACGGCTCCTCCATCCTACTATCGAACCGGTTCTTTCACGATCCCTACAGCCGTCATCTGAACGGAATGTCCCACCTGTGGAGCGTGCTAACGTGCTGCTGTATGCTCACCAACCTCCTCGCAATGCTGTTGTTCTTTCGTTTCATCAGTATCACCTACAGTACGGTGCAGGATTCACTGTACGGTGGGCTGGAGATGTATCAGTTTGACAGTGTTTGGAGtgatttttggaacaacctgCAAACCCACTCTCAGTGCTGCGGCGTGCGAAACCACACCGACTGGACGGGAATGTTGTGGGAAACGCCGGAAAAGGAAGATCAATTTAGAAG GCTACTGCTGCCAGACGGAGGCCAGACTCCCGCGATAGTTCCAATTAGCTGCTGCCGGAAGCAACATCATCACTGTACGGGCGCGCAGCGTATCAATCTCGGCGTAACGGAGCTATTACGAACCGCCGCCCTAGATGGCACGAGCATCATCAATCATACGGGCTGTTTCGCTTCGGTGCAGAATAGTCTGGCAAGCACTGTACGGTTGATCAGTACGCTGGATGTGATTCTTTGCTCGATGCAG TTTGGTACAATATTTTTGATGAGAATTTTATTCATTGCTAATCGAAACTTTCAATCGAATTCGGCGATATAA
- the LOC120904092 gene encoding sulfotransferase 1A3-like encodes MSFEYTEITDPLFVENKGQTGEDDYIMVRAKQYSHVPIKIPNWTPQAHCYTTLFKQYEQELLEAEVYPDDVWVISYPKSGTTWTQEMVWLICNDLNFEAARAESLQIRFPFLDVSLIHPTDTSSFERAKNTPRPRFIKTHLPVSMLPKRYWEVKPKTIHIRRNPKSVAVSYFFHSQGIHYRGSMDTFLRSFVREHQFYSPYHAHVIEYHELQDCDNILYLSFEEMKHYLPSVVRKVCEFFGKAYSKPELELLYQHLSFKSMRDNPTVNYKSRDPTKKGEQFIRKGEAEGWKKELTPEQIQLLDEWTKEKVPNPEQRKLFE; translated from the exons ATGTCGTTTGAATATACGGAAATAACGGATCCACTGTTCGTGGAGAACAAGGGACAAACGGGAGAGGATGACTACATCATGGTGCGTGCGAAACAGTACAGTCATGTGCCGATTAAGATTCCCAACTGGACGCCACAGGCTCACTGCTACACAACTCT GTTTAAGCAGTACGAGCAGGAACTCCTTGAAGCGGAAGTGTACCCAGATGATGTGTGGGTCATTTCCTATCCGAAGAGTGGAACGACATGGACTCAAGAGATGGTTTGGCTGATCTGTAACGATCTTAACTTTGAAGCAGCGCGAGCAGAATCTTTACAAATCCGCTTCCCTTTTCTGGA TGTTAGTTTAATACATCCCACTGATACGAGTTCATTTGAGCGTGCAAAAAATACGCCACGTCCTCGCTTCATCAAGACGCATCTTCCCGTGTCCATGCTGCCGAAGCGCTACTGGGAAGTCAAACCCAAAACCATACACATTCGGCGCAACCCAAAGTCGGTGGCCGTTTCGTACTTCTTTCACTCACAGGGCATCCATTACCGTGGCTCGATGGATACCTTTCTGCGATCGTTTGTTCGTGAGCATCAGTTTTACTCACCGTACCATGCGCACGTGATCGAGTACCATGAGCTACAAGATTGCGATAACATCCTATACCTTTCGTTCGAAGAGATGAAACACTATCTGCCATCGGTTGTGAGGAAGGTGTGTGAGTTTTTCGGCAAAGCGTACAGCAAGCCGGAGCTGGAACTGCTGTACCAGCACCTTTCCTTTAAGTCGATGCGTGACAATCCAACTGTCAACTATAAAAGCCGAGATCCAACGAAGAAAGGGGAGCAATTTATTCGAAAAGGTGAAGCAGAAGGCTGGAAAAAGGAACTGACACCCGAGCAGATCCAGCTGCTCGATGAGTGGACCAAGGAAAAGGTTCCTAATCCTGAGCAGAGGAAATTGTTTGAATGA
- the LOC120904093 gene encoding luciferin sulfotransferase-like, whose amino-acid sequence MSFEYIEITDPLYVENKEQTGEENYIMVRAKQYKDVPIKIPNWVPQAHCFTTEFKRHEKELLEAEVYPDDVWVLSYPKSGTTWIQEMAWLICNDLNFEAARAKKISARFPFLEIGLQSAALHFSFKDVKDMPRPRFIKSHLPVSMLPKRYWEVKPKTIHIRRNPKSVAVSYFYHSQGIHYRGSMDTFLRSFVREHQFYSPYHAHVIEYHELRDCDNILHVSFEEMKRYLPSVVRKVCQFFGKSYSKAELELLYQHVSFKSMRDNPAVNFENPKGPTKGEPFMRKGEADGWKKELTPEQIHMLDEWTKERVPNPEHRKLFE is encoded by the exons ATGTCGTTTGAATACATCGAAATAACGGATCCACTGTACGTGGAGAACAAGGAGCAAACTGGAGAGGAGAACTACATCATGGTGCGTGCGAAACAGTACAAGGACGTACCAATCAAGATTCCGAACTGGGTGCCCCAAGCTCATTGCTTTACTACGGA GTTTAAGCGGCACGAGAAGGAGCTACTCGAAGCGGAAGTGTATCCAGATGATGTGTGGGTCCTATCCTATCCGAAGAGTGGAACAACCTGGATCCAGGAGATGGCTTGGTTGATCTGCAACGATCTTAACTTTGAAGCAGCCCGAGCGAAAAAAATTAGCGCTCGCTTCCCTTTTCTGGA AATTGGTTTACAATCTGCTGCTTTACACTTCTCGTTCAAGGATGTGAAAGATATGCCCCGTCCTCGCTTCATCAAATCGCACCTTCCAGTATCGATGCTGCCGAAGCGCTACTGGGAAGTCAAACCCAAAACCATACACATCCGACGCAACCCAAAGTCAGTGGCCGTTTCGTACTTTTATCACTCGCAGGGCATCCATTACCGTGGTTCGATGGATACCTTTCTGCGATCGTTTGTTCGTGAGCATCAGTTTTACTCACCGTACCATGCGCATGTGATCGAGTACCATGAGCTGCGAGATTGTGACAACATACTCCATGTCTCATTTGAAGAGATGAAGCGCTATCTGCCATCAGTTGTGAGGAAGGTTTGTCAGTTTTTTGGGAAGTCTTATAGCAAAGCGGAGCTGGAACTGCTGTACCAGCATGTTTCCTTCAAGTCGATGCGTGACAATCCAGCTGTCAATTTTGAAAATCCAAAAGGCCCAACCAAAGGGGAACCGTTTATGCGGAAAGGTGAAGCGGACGGCTGGAAGAAGGAGCTGACACCCGAGCAGATCCATATGCTTGACGAGTGGACAAAGGAAAGAGTGCCAAATCCAGAGCACAGGAAATTGTTTGAATAA
- the LOC120899711 gene encoding luciferin sulfotransferase-like: protein MAFEYIEITDPLFVQNLGKCEEDDYLMVRAKQYSHVPIKIPNWRPQAHCFSVDFKNHEKDLLEAEVYPDDVWVISYPKSGTTWVQEMVWCICNDLNFEAARTNSLQSRFPFLEASSFAPVSFNTYEYARNTPRPRFIKTHLPVSMLPKRYWEVKPKTIHIRRNPKSVAVSYFFHSERFFYKCSMDTFLRSFVREHQFFSPYHAHVIEYHELQGCDNILHLTYEEMKRYLPAVVRKVCEFFGKSYSKPELELLYQHLSFKSIRDNPTLNREKPNDPIKKTPFIRKGEADGWKHELTPEQIHMLDEWTKERVPNLEHRKLFE, encoded by the exons ATGGCGTTTGAATACATCGAAATAACGGATCCTCTGTTCGTGCAGAACTTAGGGAAATGTGAAGAGGACGACTACCTCATGGTACGAGCCAAGCAGTACAGTCATGTGCCGATCAAGATTCCGAACTGGAGGCCCCAGGCTCACTGCTTTAGCGTAGA CTTTAAGAATCACGAGAAGGACCTGCTCGAAGCGGAAGTGTATCCAGATGACGTGTGGGTCATATCCTACCCGAAGAGTGGAACGACCTGGGTCCAGGAGATGGTTTGGTGCATCTGCAACGATCTGAACTTTGAAGCAGCCCGAACAAACAGTTTACAAAGTCGCTTTCCTTTTCTGGA GGCTAGTTCGTTCGCCCCCGTTTCGTTCAATACGTACGAGTACGCAAGAAATACGCCACGTCCTCGCTTCATCAAGACGCATCTTCCGGTGTCGATGCTACCGAAGCGCTACTGGGAAGTCAAACCCAAAACCATACACATCCGACGCAACCCAAAGTCGGTGGCCGTTTCGTACTTCTTTCACTCCGAACGATTCTTTTACAAATGCTCCATGGATACGTTTTTGCGATCGTTTGTTCGTGAGCATCAATTCTTTTCACCGTACCATGCGCACGTGATCGAGTACCACGAGCTGCAGGGTTGCGATAACATACTGCACCTTACGTACGAAGAGATGAAGCGCTATCTGCCAGCGGTCGTGAGGAAGGTGTGTGAGTTTTTCGGCAAGTCGTACAGCAAACCGGAGCTGGAACTGTTGTACCAGCATCTTTCCTTCAAGTCGATACGCGACAATCCGACGCTTAATCGCGAAAAACCGAATGATCCAATCAAGAAAACACCATTTATACGCAAAGGCGAAGCGGATGGTTGGAAACACGAACTAACACCCGAGCAGATCCATATGCTTGACGAGTGGACCAAGGAAAGGGTGCCAAATCTGGAGCACAGGAAATTGTTTGAATAA